The Leptospiraceae bacterium genome has a segment encoding these proteins:
- the nuoF gene encoding NADH-quinone oxidoreductase subunit NuoF, with amino-acid sequence MENILILTKRFSIPNANQLEVALKHGAYSSLEKLFSMKPEDVVEEVKKSNLKGRGGAGFPTGLKWSFIPKDTKKPIYLCVNADESEPGTFTDRYIMEYDPHLLIEGIINTSYAIKSHTAYIYIRGEYVKQYQILSRALEEARKAGYVGKNILGSGYDLDIWLHRGAGAYICGEETGLIESLEGKKGQPRIKPPFPAVEGLFRSPTIVNNVKTIASVPWIVLNGGEAYAKIGTKDSTGTNIFGVSGHVNQPGYWELPFGMRFLEFLEKYPKGVKGGKLKALIPGGSSTPVLTAEECEDLYLSYESMLAHKTFLGTGGMIVMNEHTDMVKALKTLTRFYSEESCGQCTPCREGTSWLDRLLDRILNREATTKELDLLIEISDNMEGKTICALAAACAMPVRSFVTKFRSDFEKYVKPISIPVHKVAEKIIQKEPIAS; translated from the coding sequence ATGGAAAACATATTAATTCTTACAAAAAGATTTTCAATTCCCAATGCAAATCAATTAGAGGTCGCATTAAAGCATGGAGCTTACAGCTCGTTAGAAAAGCTTTTTTCCATGAAGCCAGAAGATGTGGTAGAAGAAGTAAAAAAATCAAACCTAAAAGGAAGGGGAGGTGCTGGATTCCCAACAGGCTTAAAGTGGAGTTTTATTCCAAAAGACACAAAAAAACCCATCTATCTTTGTGTAAATGCTGATGAAAGTGAACCTGGAACCTTTACAGACCGCTATATCATGGAATACGATCCCCATTTGTTGATTGAAGGGATTATCAACACTTCTTATGCCATTAAGAGCCACACTGCTTATATTTACATTCGAGGTGAATACGTAAAACAATATCAGATTTTATCGAGAGCTCTAGAAGAAGCAAGAAAAGCTGGATATGTTGGTAAAAATATCTTAGGTTCAGGGTATGATTTGGATATATGGTTGCATCGAGGTGCGGGAGCTTACATTTGTGGTGAAGAAACAGGCTTAATAGAATCCCTCGAAGGGAAAAAAGGTCAACCCAGAATTAAACCACCATTCCCAGCAGTAGAAGGTCTTTTTCGTAGTCCAACGATTGTCAATAACGTAAAAACTATTGCCAGTGTACCATGGATTGTGCTTAATGGTGGAGAGGCTTACGCAAAAATAGGAACGAAAGACTCAACGGGAACAAATATCTTTGGTGTATCTGGACATGTGAACCAACCTGGTTATTGGGAACTTCCTTTTGGGATGAGGTTTTTGGAATTTTTGGAGAAATACCCAAAAGGAGTAAAAGGTGGAAAACTTAAAGCCCTGATTCCCGGGGGGTCCTCGACGCCAGTGCTTACTGCTGAAGAATGCGAGGATCTTTATTTATCTTATGAAAGTATGCTGGCACATAAAACCTTCTTAGGAACGGGAGGAATGATCGTTATGAATGAACATACGGATATGGTAAAAGCTCTTAAGACTCTCACGAGATTTTATTCTGAAGAATCTTGTGGTCAATGCACGCCATGTAGAGAAGGAACGTCATGGTTGGATCGGCTATTGGATAGGATCTTAAACAGGGAGGCAACAACGAAAGAACTGGATCTACTCATTGAAATATCAGACAACATGGAAGGAAAAACCATTTGTGCTTTGGCTGCTGCTTGTGCTATGCCAGTTCGAAGTTTCGTGACAAAGTTTCGTTCAGATTTCGAAAAATACGTAAAACCTATTTCCATACCTGTTCATAAAGTTGCAGAAAAAATCATCCAAAAAGAACCAATTGCTTCGTAG
- a CDS encoding NAD(P)H-dependent oxidoreductase subunit E, with protein MAVKFSEEALKEYEEITTHYPDRKATLLPALWIAQREFGYISKEVMEYVAELVGVPFVRVYEVVEFYTMYHKKKPGRYHLQLCQTLSCYLAGAEEIRKYIEEKLNLKPGETSEDGLFSFQLMECLGSCHTAPVVQINDDYYENLTVEKFDAIIQDLKKHN; from the coding sequence ATGGCAGTAAAATTCTCAGAAGAAGCTCTAAAAGAATACGAAGAAATTACAACACATTATCCAGATAGAAAAGCAACTTTACTTCCAGCACTGTGGATAGCTCAAAGAGAGTTTGGATATATCTCAAAAGAAGTTATGGAGTATGTAGCTGAGTTGGTGGGAGTTCCGTTTGTGAGGGTTTATGAAGTTGTAGAATTCTACACCATGTATCATAAGAAAAAGCCTGGAAGGTATCATTTACAGTTATGTCAAACCTTATCTTGTTATTTGGCTGGAGCAGAAGAAATTCGAAAATACATCGAAGAAAAACTCAATCTTAAACCCGGTGAAACAAGTGAAGACGGACTCTTTAGCTTTCAATTAATGGAATGCTTAGGTTCATGCCACACAGCTCCCGTTGTGCAAATCAATGATGATTATTATGAAAATTTAACTGTCGAAAAGTTTGATGCCATAATCCAAGATTTAAAAAAACATAACTAA
- the nuoD gene encoding NADH dehydrogenase (quinone) subunit D, whose protein sequence is MEKTIGKIIDFDEEAAGIQFTTGIDPKELVFVNIGPSHPAMHGTLRVLTALDGETIIAAVAEMGYLHRGFEKDCEIHVYQQCIPYTDRLNYLSAIMNNIGFAKAVEKMLGITIPERAKVIRVITAELNRIIDHLVCVGTNLVDLGALTNFWYSFNVREKIYDILEKLCGARLTSNYIRIGGLSRDTYPGFEDEVLHVLDEVLNAVGDIERLTEKNRIFLDRTQNVAIISAEEAISYGWTGPTLRACGVDYDLRKVEPYYDYETYDFDVIIGTKGDNFDRIYVRIYEIKESIKIIKQALKRLVPGPIMTDDKRVALPPKHHTYGNIEGLMQHFKIIMHGIQPPMGEVYDFTESSNGELGFHIISDGGKYPYRVKCRPPSFMNWAAFPDLIEGGMIADAIATLGTINIIAGELDR, encoded by the coding sequence ATGGAAAAAACAATCGGTAAAATCATAGACTTCGATGAGGAAGCAGCTGGGATACAATTCACTACAGGTATTGATCCAAAAGAATTAGTATTTGTAAATATTGGTCCTAGCCATCCAGCCATGCACGGAACCTTACGGGTTCTAACAGCACTTGATGGAGAAACCATCATAGCGGCTGTTGCCGAGATGGGGTATCTACATCGAGGTTTTGAGAAAGACTGCGAGATACATGTCTACCAGCAATGCATACCCTATACAGATCGTTTAAATTATCTATCAGCAATTATGAACAACATTGGCTTTGCAAAAGCCGTTGAAAAGATGTTGGGTATTACCATACCAGAAAGAGCTAAAGTGATTCGAGTGATTACTGCTGAGTTGAATCGAATCATCGATCATCTTGTTTGTGTGGGAACGAACTTAGTGGATTTGGGAGCTCTTACAAATTTCTGGTATTCATTCAATGTTAGGGAAAAAATTTATGATATATTAGAAAAACTCTGTGGGGCAAGGCTTACTTCCAATTACATAAGAATTGGTGGTTTATCACGAGATACATATCCAGGATTTGAAGATGAGGTTTTACATGTTTTAGATGAAGTATTGAATGCGGTTGGTGATATTGAACGTTTGACGGAAAAAAATCGAATTTTCTTGGATAGAACTCAAAATGTAGCTATAATCAGCGCCGAAGAGGCAATTTCTTATGGCTGGACGGGTCCTACCTTGCGGGCATGTGGTGTTGATTATGATTTACGAAAAGTTGAGCCATACTATGATTATGAAACCTATGATTTCGATGTAATCATAGGAACCAAAGGTGACAACTTTGATAGAATCTACGTTCGAATCTATGAGATCAAAGAATCCATAAAAATCATTAAACAAGCCTTAAAGCGATTAGTGCCAGGACCTATTATGACGGATGACAAAAGAGTAGCACTACCACCAAAGCATCATACATATGGAAACATTGAAGGGTTGATGCAACACTTCAAAATCATCATGCATGGTATTCAACCACCTATGGGTGAAGTTTATGATTTCACTGAGTCATCAAACGGTGAGTTGGGATTCCATATCATTTCTGATGGAGGAAAGTATCCCTACCGGGTGAAATGTAGACCTCCTTCGTTTATGAATTGGGCTGCTTTCCCTGATTTAATAGAAGGTGGTATGATTGCTGATGCCATCGCAACTTTGGGAACCATCAACATCATAGCAGGAGAACTCGATCGCTAA
- a CDS encoding NADH-quinone oxidoreductase subunit C: MDNQSLLEHIKTKHLSEIIDAYEEYQYLNVIIKPEFIRNIISYLRDDPNLKFEMLVDLVSIDYSKYPEKKLGRFGLVYHMKSLTHNHRVAIRVFLPEENPEIDSIHDLYKNANWLEREAWDQMGIRFRNHPNLKRILNHKDFVGHPLRKDYPIDRRQWLSEPDDLMDEMEKRLKEKGIILRRG, translated from the coding sequence ATGGATAATCAAAGTTTACTAGAGCATATCAAAACAAAACATCTGAGCGAAATCATTGATGCTTATGAGGAATATCAATATCTAAACGTAATCATCAAGCCAGAATTCATAAGAAATATCATTAGTTATTTGCGAGATGATCCAAATTTAAAGTTTGAAATGCTTGTGGATTTGGTTTCTATTGATTACAGTAAGTATCCTGAAAAGAAACTTGGGCGTTTTGGGTTGGTTTACCATATGAAGTCTTTAACCCATAATCATAGGGTAGCCATTCGAGTGTTTTTACCAGAAGAAAATCCAGAGATAGATAGTATACATGACTTGTACAAAAATGCCAACTGGTTGGAACGAGAAGCCTGGGATCAAATGGGAATTCGATTTCGAAACCATCCAAACTTAAAACGTATCTTGAATCACAAAGATTTTGTTGGTCATCCACTACGAAAAGATTACCCCATCGATCGAAGGCAGTGGTTATCAGAGCCAGATGATTTAATGGATGAAATGGAAAAACGACTAAAAGAAAAAGGTATCATACTCAGAAGAGGATAA
- a CDS encoding NADH-quinone oxidoreductase subunit B, whose translation MGVKTYNPNEQLPYITTRREAVLAWGRKNSLWPMPFGTACCAIEFMGVVSSVFDISRFGAELVRFSPRQSDLLIVAGTITYKMAPILKQIYDQMSEPKWVISMGVCASSGGFYNNYCTMQGIDHIIPVDVYIAGCPPRPEAILDAVMKIQEKIENPKTKPPAQFKVKEPKFDY comes from the coding sequence ATGGGAGTAAAAACTTACAATCCAAATGAGCAATTACCTTATATAACTACGCGAAGGGAGGCTGTCTTAGCATGGGGAAGAAAAAACTCTTTATGGCCCATGCCCTTTGGAACTGCTTGTTGTGCGATAGAATTTATGGGAGTCGTTTCATCAGTTTTTGACATATCGCGTTTTGGAGCTGAATTGGTTCGTTTTTCACCAAGACAATCGGATTTGCTGATAGTTGCTGGGACAATCACTTACAAGATGGCACCAATCCTTAAGCAAATTTATGATCAAATGTCAGAACCGAAATGGGTGATTTCAATGGGGGTTTGTGCCTCCTCAGGTGGGTTTTATAATAACTACTGCACCATGCAAGGAATTGATCATATTATTCCTGTGGATGTTTATATTGCAGGTTGTCCCCCAAGACCAGAAGCCATCTTAGATGCTGTTATGAAAATTCAAGAAAAGATTGAAAATCCAAAAACAAAACCACCGGCTCAATTCAAAGTAAAAGAACCAAAATTTGATTATTAG
- a CDS encoding NADH-quinone oxidoreductase subunit A: protein MDSTFLSALPLIITLFLATLIPAVFLVASHFLGPKNNHPSKLSPYECGIPTKKTIGDARHRFHVKFYLVAMFFLIFDVEVLFLLPWAVWFQDQFLYGIITMFIFIFVLFFGWFYLLKRGGLEWE from the coding sequence ATGGATTCTACTTTTCTTAGTGCTTTACCACTAATTATTACTCTTTTTTTAGCTACCTTGATCCCAGCTGTATTTTTAGTGGCATCTCACTTTCTTGGTCCTAAGAACAACCATCCTTCGAAATTATCTCCTTACGAATGTGGTATCCCTACGAAAAAAACCATCGGTGATGCAAGACATCGTTTTCATGTGAAGTTTTATCTTGTTGCTATGTTTTTTTTGATATTTGATGTGGAAGTTTTATTTCTTCTTCCTTGGGCAGTATGGTTTCAAGATCAATTTCTCTATGGGATCATTACAATGTTTATTTTTATATTTGTCTTATTCTTTGGTTGGTTTTATCTATTAAAACGAGGAGGTTTAGAATGGGAGTAA
- a CDS encoding CHAD domain-containing protein, translated as MTNNNYLQELVEKRLKKQLKKFLNFHEKKIKEEKLDPETIHEFRVRIRKIRSILEEFVNEIRFDISIIESLRKVFRKAGRVRDYDVLIGHWIELRNEYHETKKKENENSKKYKEILDFLKDWEKHIEKKREKKFEEFNEYLNSDKFEDLLKEIEKLKENLSFKNFYLSDMKTNSIANLVLSKFFKLFSHSYFYVEHDDIYEIHHFRRQVKRTRYFLEFFKKFYKKSQYKDIIEKLKELQDTTGLLVDYYVLEKELEKFENQFIKQNDLILETQKIYGMIESKKDELLKKLYKLKKEFLELQEDYVSIIKNECNLENIKVKEIE; from the coding sequence ATGACAAACAACAATTATCTTCAAGAACTCGTAGAAAAACGCCTAAAAAAACAGCTAAAAAAGTTTTTGAACTTTCATGAAAAAAAAATCAAAGAAGAAAAACTTGATCCAGAAACAATTCATGAATTCCGGGTTCGAATCCGAAAAATTCGCTCAATTTTAGAAGAATTCGTAAATGAAATTCGTTTTGATATCAGTATTATCGAAAGCCTAAGAAAAGTTTTTCGAAAAGCAGGAAGGGTTCGTGATTATGATGTTCTTATTGGACATTGGATAGAATTAAGAAATGAATATCATGAAACCAAAAAAAAAGAAAATGAAAATTCAAAGAAGTATAAAGAAATTTTAGATTTCCTTAAAGATTGGGAAAAACACATAGAGAAAAAAAGAGAAAAAAAATTCGAAGAATTTAATGAATATTTAAACTCGGATAAATTCGAAGATTTACTTAAAGAAATAGAAAAACTCAAAGAAAATCTAAGTTTTAAAAATTTTTACCTTTCTGATATGAAAACCAACTCAATTGCTAACTTGGTATTATCAAAGTTCTTCAAACTCTTTTCTCATAGTTATTTTTATGTGGAACATGATGATATCTATGAAATTCATCACTTTCGAAGACAAGTAAAACGAACAAGATACTTTTTAGAGTTTTTTAAGAAATTTTATAAAAAATCTCAATATAAAGATATTATAGAAAAGCTAAAAGAACTTCAAGATACAACAGGCTTATTGGTAGATTATTATGTTCTTGAGAAGGAATTAGAAAAATTTGAAAACCAATTCATCAAACAAAATGATCTTATTTTAGAAACACAAAAAATTTATGGTATGATCGAGTCAAAAAAAGATGAATTATTAAAAAAACTTTATAAATTAAAAAAAGAATTCCTTGAGCTCCAGGAAGATTATGTTTCCATCATCAAAAATGAATGTAATTTAGAAAATATTAAAGTAAAAGAAATCGAATGA